In a genomic window of Candidatus Baltobacteraceae bacterium:
- the ndk gene encoding nucleoside-diphosphate kinase, translating into MAIERTLILCKPDAVSRGLVGDIVSRLERRGYIITAMKLMQLDGERARKHYAEHDGKPFFAGLVDFITSAPLVALAVEGENAIEGCRQLMGATNPLTAAPGTIRADYAQSIGRNLVHGSDSKGSAERELAIFFNTNEFVTRKHDLERWVLEK; encoded by the coding sequence ATGGCAATCGAACGTACGTTAATTCTTTGCAAGCCCGACGCCGTTTCCCGCGGTTTGGTCGGCGATATCGTCTCGCGCCTCGAACGTCGCGGCTACATCATTACCGCTATGAAGCTCATGCAGCTCGATGGCGAGCGCGCCCGCAAGCATTACGCGGAGCACGACGGTAAGCCGTTCTTTGCGGGTCTAGTCGACTTCATTACGAGCGCGCCGCTGGTGGCGCTGGCCGTCGAAGGTGAGAACGCCATCGAGGGCTGCCGCCAATTGATGGGCGCGACCAATCCGTTGACGGCGGCGCCCGGAACGATTCGCGCCGACTACGCGCAGTCGATCGGACGCAACCTCGTGCACGGCAGCGATAGCAAGGGCAGCGCCGAGCGCGAACTCGCGATCTTCTTCAACACGAACGAATTCGTCACGCGCAAACACGATCTCGAGCGCTGGGTTCTGGAAAAGTAG
- the eno gene encoding phosphopyruvate hydratase, with the protein MIEGVHAREVLDSRGNPTIAVSVATSFGSVEEAMVPSGASTGAHEAVELRDGDAKRYNGKGVLHAVAAVNDFLGPILEGLDATAQREIDEKLIELDATPNKSKTGANAILGISLAVARAAASSFSMPLFRYLGGPSASTLPVPMMNVINGGKHADGALQFQECMIVPVGAESVHEAVRYGSEVFHALGALLHESGQPTLVGDEGGFAPRLDTLDAAMDLLVKAIERAGYVPGEDIAIALDSASTEFFQDGKYYPLSKDRAFSADDMVRFYADLIAKYPVVSIEDGLAEDDWDGWRKLTDAIGAKCQLVGDDLFVTNTQRLARGIAEGMANSILIKVNQIGTLTETLDAVEMAHKAGYTCVISHRSGETEDTTIADIAVATGAGQIKTGSLSRSDRVAKYNRLMAIEEELGQAARYPGRSNRMRKL; encoded by the coding sequence TTGATCGAAGGCGTGCACGCACGCGAGGTGCTGGACTCGCGCGGAAATCCCACCATTGCGGTCAGCGTCGCCACCAGCTTCGGCTCGGTTGAAGAAGCGATGGTTCCGTCGGGCGCATCCACGGGCGCGCACGAAGCCGTCGAACTTCGCGACGGCGACGCCAAGCGGTACAACGGAAAGGGCGTGCTGCACGCAGTCGCCGCCGTCAACGATTTTCTCGGGCCGATTCTCGAGGGGCTCGACGCGACCGCGCAACGCGAGATCGACGAGAAACTCATCGAACTCGACGCGACCCCGAACAAGAGCAAAACCGGTGCGAACGCGATTCTGGGCATATCGCTTGCGGTCGCGCGGGCGGCAGCGAGCAGCTTCTCGATGCCGCTCTTTCGATATCTCGGCGGCCCATCGGCATCGACACTGCCCGTGCCGATGATGAACGTTATCAACGGCGGCAAGCACGCGGACGGCGCGCTGCAATTTCAGGAGTGCATGATCGTGCCGGTCGGCGCCGAGTCGGTGCACGAAGCGGTGCGTTACGGTTCGGAAGTCTTTCACGCGCTGGGCGCGCTGCTGCACGAATCCGGGCAGCCGACGCTCGTAGGCGACGAAGGCGGGTTCGCGCCGCGGCTCGATACGCTCGATGCCGCAATGGACTTGCTCGTGAAAGCGATCGAGCGCGCCGGATACGTTCCCGGCGAGGACATTGCGATCGCGCTGGATTCGGCGTCGACCGAGTTCTTCCAAGACGGCAAATACTATCCGCTCTCCAAAGATCGCGCCTTCTCCGCCGACGACATGGTGCGATTCTATGCAGATCTGATCGCGAAATACCCGGTCGTTTCGATCGAAGACGGCCTCGCCGAAGACGATTGGGATGGCTGGCGCAAACTCACCGATGCGATCGGTGCGAAATGCCAGCTCGTTGGCGACGATCTGTTCGTAACCAATACCCAGCGGCTCGCGCGCGGCATCGCCGAGGGCATGGCGAACTCGATTCTGATCAAAGTCAACCAGATCGGAACGCTGACCGAGACGCTCGACGCCGTCGAGATGGCGCACAAAGCCGGCTACACCTGCGTGATCTCGCATCGCTCGGGCGAGACCGAAGATACCACGATCGCCGACATCGCGGTAGCGACCGGCGCCGGTCAGATCAAGACGGGATCGCTATCGCGCAGCGACCGCGTTGCCAAATACAATCGCCTCATGGCCATCGAAGAAGAGTTAGGGCAGGCGGCGCGCTATCCGGGCCGATCGAACAGGATGCGCAAATTGTAA